Proteins encoded together in one Passer domesticus isolate bPasDom1 chromosome 6, bPasDom1.hap1, whole genome shotgun sequence window:
- the FADD gene encoding FAS-associated death domain protein isoform X1, which yields MDSLTGGLGQDARPVPGAGPGAVDRFLSLQHSISSGLSAAELEAMKFLCRDKIRKRKLETVRSGLELFSILMEQQVVAHDELGFLRELLRHISRRDLLSLVEQFEQGELRAPDDQPDEHEKRLLKAAFDVIRANVGREWKKLMRELGLPEVKLDKVEAAYRFDLEEEVFQALREWQKWRGKDAKVADLIKALQDCNLKLVADRVEEKIAQALFRCISTGIHPWDASETTGI from the exons ATGGATTCCCTCACCGGAGGGTTGGGACAGGACGCGCGGCCCGTGCCGGGCGCGGGCCCCGGCGCCGTGGATCGCTTCCTGAGCCTGCAGCATTCCATCTCCTCGGGCCTGTCGGCCGCCGAGCTCGAGGCCATGAAGTTCCTCTGCCGCGACAAAATTCGGAAGCGAAAGCTGGAGACGGTGCGAAGCGGCCTGGAGCTCTTCAGCATCctgatggagcagcaggtgGTGGCGCACGACGAGCTGGGGTTCCTGAGAGAGCTGCTGCGGCACATCAGTAGGAGGGATTTGCTGTCACTGGTGGAGCAGTTCGAGCAGGGAGAGCTTCGTGCCCCTGATGATCAGCCAGATGAGCATGAAAAAC GACTCCTGAAGGCAGCCTTTGATGTCATCCGTGCCAATGTTGGGAGAGAGTGGAAGAAGCTGATGCGAGAACTTGGGCTGCCAGAGGTGAAGCTGGATAAGGTAGAGGCAGCCTACCGATTTGATTTGGAGGAAGAGGTTTTTCAGGCACTTCGGGAGTGGCAGAAGTGGAGGGGGAAGGATGCAAAGGTGGCTGACTTAATAAAAGCCCTCCAGGACTGCAACCTGAAATTGGTGGCAGACAGGGTTGAAGAGAAGATCGCACAG GCACTTTTCAGGTGCATCTCCACTGGAATACATCCATGGGACGCTTCTGAGACAACtggaatttaa
- the FADD gene encoding FAS-associated death domain protein isoform X2 produces MDSLTGGLGQDARPVPGAGPGAVDRFLSLQHSISSGLSAAELEAMKFLCRDKIRKRKLETVRSGLELFSILMEQQVVAHDELGFLRELLRHISRRDLLSLVEQFEQGELRAPDDQPDEHEKRLLKAAFDVIRANVGREWKKLMRELGLPEVKLDKVEAAYRFDLEEEVFQALREWQKWRGKDAKVADLIKALQDCNLKLVADRVEEKIAQVSKHSKS; encoded by the exons ATGGATTCCCTCACCGGAGGGTTGGGACAGGACGCGCGGCCCGTGCCGGGCGCGGGCCCCGGCGCCGTGGATCGCTTCCTGAGCCTGCAGCATTCCATCTCCTCGGGCCTGTCGGCCGCCGAGCTCGAGGCCATGAAGTTCCTCTGCCGCGACAAAATTCGGAAGCGAAAGCTGGAGACGGTGCGAAGCGGCCTGGAGCTCTTCAGCATCctgatggagcagcaggtgGTGGCGCACGACGAGCTGGGGTTCCTGAGAGAGCTGCTGCGGCACATCAGTAGGAGGGATTTGCTGTCACTGGTGGAGCAGTTCGAGCAGGGAGAGCTTCGTGCCCCTGATGATCAGCCAGATGAGCATGAAAAAC GACTCCTGAAGGCAGCCTTTGATGTCATCCGTGCCAATGTTGGGAGAGAGTGGAAGAAGCTGATGCGAGAACTTGGGCTGCCAGAGGTGAAGCTGGATAAGGTAGAGGCAGCCTACCGATTTGATTTGGAGGAAGAGGTTTTTCAGGCACTTCGGGAGTGGCAGAAGTGGAGGGGGAAGGATGCAAAGGTGGCTGACTTAATAAAAGCCCTCCAGGACTGCAACCTGAAATTGGTGGCAGACAGGGTTGAAGAGAAGATCGCACAG